One region of Duncaniella freteri genomic DNA includes:
- a CDS encoding glycoside hydrolase family 31 protein — translation MSMTAASMATKPQVNKIPNGIETTVNGNEISLQFYTPSTIRVVKHPAGVSAEEKSLAVTATPQDVTTTVRTSGNSAEIKSDRLRARLDLRDGSISFFDTKGKTIVKEDRGPVFTPIQDAGKPSTMAKQSFRLDKEEAIYGLGNLENGKLSQRNVSRLLQPGNVEDGIPMIVSVKGYGIYWDNYSPTHFIDNENGTSFESQVGKSVDYYLMSGDNADGVIAEMRHLTGQVPMFPLWTYGFWQSRERYKSQQEITEVVKRHRELGVPLDGIIQDWQYWGNNYLWNAMEFLNPEFNNPQKMMDAIHSDNAHIIISIWSSFGPQTIPYRELDAKGLLFNFTTWPESGIAEQWPPRKDYPSGVRAYNPYKPEARDIYWKNLRRLYDLGMDGWWMDSTEPDFFNGTEEDMNAPTGMGSFRKVRGAYPLMTVGGVYDHQRATSDKQRVFILTRSGFAGQQRYGCNVWTGDTQSTWDMLRKSVPAMLNFTMTGNPNTNSDIGGFFAGGYNKSYMDNSAVKNPLFQELYIRWLQMGTFNPMMRSHGTDIKREIYYFGKKGEPVYDAIENAIRLRYTLLPYIYSTSWQVTNEASSFMRPLMMDFPADKNGWNRGDQFMFGDALLVAPILEAHYTTEKVSKADENTGWNRSEKDDSEKTTAVDFTKQTPADVYLPSGTEWIDFWTGERHRGGKSIQKKSDINTIPLYVRSGSIIPLGPDVQYATEKPWDDLEIRIYPGADGKFSLYEDEFDNYNYEKGMYSTITFSWDDSKHILTISDRKGEYPGMLNDRRFRIKVIDPAGQAKDVSYSGKSTIVKL, via the coding sequence ATGTCCATGACAGCCGCATCTATGGCTACAAAACCACAAGTGAACAAGATTCCGAACGGAATAGAGACCACTGTAAACGGTAATGAAATCTCGCTTCAGTTCTACACACCATCCACGATACGTGTGGTGAAACATCCCGCCGGAGTTTCCGCTGAAGAGAAATCACTGGCAGTAACAGCCACACCTCAGGATGTGACAACCACTGTAAGGACCTCCGGCAACAGCGCGGAAATAAAAAGCGACCGATTAAGAGCCAGACTCGATCTCAGGGACGGTTCGATATCATTTTTCGATACCAAAGGCAAGACCATTGTAAAAGAGGACCGAGGACCGGTGTTCACCCCTATACAGGATGCCGGAAAACCATCCACCATGGCAAAGCAGTCATTCCGGCTTGACAAGGAAGAAGCAATATATGGTCTTGGCAACCTTGAAAACGGAAAACTGTCACAACGCAATGTCAGCAGGTTGCTCCAACCAGGCAATGTGGAGGACGGCATACCGATGATAGTCTCCGTTAAAGGCTATGGCATATACTGGGACAACTACTCCCCCACACATTTCATTGACAACGAGAACGGCACAAGCTTCGAGTCACAGGTAGGAAAAAGTGTAGACTACTATCTGATGTCAGGAGATAATGCCGACGGCGTGATTGCCGAGATGCGGCACCTCACAGGTCAAGTCCCCATGTTCCCATTGTGGACCTATGGTTTCTGGCAGAGCCGCGAACGCTACAAAAGCCAACAGGAGATCACCGAGGTGGTGAAACGTCACCGCGAACTCGGAGTGCCACTCGACGGCATAATACAGGACTGGCAATACTGGGGGAACAATTACCTGTGGAACGCGATGGAGTTCCTGAATCCCGAATTCAACAATCCTCAAAAAATGATGGATGCCATCCACTCCGACAATGCGCACATCATCATTTCGATATGGTCATCCTTCGGACCTCAGACCATACCTTACCGCGAACTTGACGCCAAAGGACTATTATTCAATTTTACGACCTGGCCGGAATCAGGCATAGCCGAACAATGGCCTCCACGCAAAGATTACCCTTCAGGCGTGAGAGCCTATAACCCCTACAAACCAGAGGCCCGCGACATATATTGGAAAAATCTTCGCCGTCTCTACGATTTAGGCATGGACGGATGGTGGATGGACTCGACCGAACCAGACTTCTTCAACGGAACAGAAGAGGACATGAACGCCCCGACCGGTATGGGATCATTCCGCAAAGTGCGCGGAGCATACCCGCTAATGACTGTGGGAGGGGTATATGACCACCAGCGCGCGACATCCGACAAGCAGCGAGTGTTCATACTCACAAGGTCAGGATTTGCAGGGCAACAACGATACGGATGCAATGTGTGGACCGGTGACACTCAGTCCACATGGGATATGCTGAGAAAATCAGTACCTGCAATGCTCAACTTCACAATGACAGGCAACCCGAACACCAACAGCGATATAGGCGGATTCTTTGCCGGCGGATACAACAAGTCGTATATGGATAATTCAGCTGTAAAGAACCCTCTGTTCCAAGAACTGTATATCAGATGGCTACAGATGGGCACATTCAATCCCATGATGCGCTCACACGGCACTGACATAAAGCGTGAGATATATTACTTCGGTAAGAAGGGCGAGCCGGTGTACGATGCCATCGAGAACGCCATCAGGCTTCGCTACACCCTTCTGCCATACATATATTCCACATCCTGGCAAGTCACCAACGAAGCCTCAAGTTTCATGCGTCCGCTCATGATGGATTTCCCTGCCGACAAGAACGGATGGAACCGAGGCGACCAATTCATGTTTGGCGACGCACTACTCGTTGCTCCTATACTTGAAGCTCACTATACCACTGAGAAAGTAAGCAAGGCTGACGAAAACACCGGATGGAACCGTTCAGAAAAAGATGACAGCGAAAAGACAACCGCTGTTGACTTCACAAAACAGACACCAGCCGACGTGTATCTTCCATCAGGCACTGAATGGATAGACTTCTGGACCGGTGAACGCCATCGCGGAGGCAAATCCATACAGAAGAAATCCGATATAAACACTATACCGCTATATGTAAGATCGGGAAGCATAATCCCTCTGGGCCCAGACGTACAATATGCAACAGAAAAGCCTTGGGATGACCTTGAAATCAGGATATACCCCGGTGCGGACGGCAAATTCTCTCTATATGAAGATGAGTTCGACAACTATAACTACGAGAAAGGGATGTATTCAACAATCACATTCTCATGGGACGACAGCAAGCACATTCTTACCATATCAGACCGTAAAGGTGAATACCCCGGGATGCTTAACGACAGACGTTTCCGCATAAAGGTAATTGATCCGGCAGGACAAGCGAAAGATGTGTCCTACTCCGGCAAGTCAACCATAGTAAAACTGTAA
- a CDS encoding YraN family protein, with protein sequence MSDHNDLGKWGEGVAREYLLTRGYAIDGINIRIGNVEIDFIARKDNRICFVEVKTRTTDYVDPSASVDRKKQQRMIRAADLYMSTLRMDAEPQFDLIFIIGDPDGYTLEHIPDAFYPTV encoded by the coding sequence ATGTCCGATCACAACGATTTGGGTAAATGGGGTGAAGGGGTTGCCCGCGAATACCTTTTGACCCGGGGATATGCTATCGATGGCATAAACATAAGGATTGGGAATGTCGAGATTGACTTCATAGCGCGTAAGGACAATCGCATATGCTTTGTTGAGGTTAAGACAAGGACTACCGATTATGTTGATCCGTCAGCGTCTGTTGACCGTAAGAAGCAGCAACGCATGATCCGTGCCGCTGATCTCTATATGAGCACTCTGCGTATGGATGCCGAACCTCAGTTCGATCTTATATTCATAATCGGTGATCCTGACGGTTACACCCTTGAGCATATTCCTGACGCTTTTTACCCCACAGTTTAA
- the obgE gene encoding GTPase ObgE translates to MADSNFIDYVKVLCRSGKGGAGSRHFHRAKYVPKGGPDGGDGGRGGHIILRGNSHMWTLLPLRYRRHIFAGNGESGSAGRSFGKDGEDVTVEVPCGTVVFDAETGEFLCEITGDGEEVKLLRGGRGGLGNWHFKSATNRTPRYAQPGEPAIEKSIIMELKLLADVGLVGFPNAGKSTLLSSISAARPKIADYPFTTMEPQLGIVSYRGERSFVMADIPGIIEGASEGKGLGLRFLRHIERNAVLLFMVPADADDICKEYAILASELEKFNPQLSDKPRVLAISKSDMLDDELREEMSHHLPEGVPHVFISAVTGQGLTELKDMLWSEITDERNRIEVSPITHRPLDGHHRVREEDEFIFENVPAVSDEEDDMFDEDFEGEDYGYEMLDEDDPRDIDDFR, encoded by the coding sequence ATGGCTGATTCCAACTTCATAGATTACGTAAAGGTGCTGTGCCGTTCCGGTAAGGGCGGTGCCGGCTCTCGTCATTTCCATCGTGCAAAATATGTACCGAAAGGTGGTCCTGACGGTGGTGACGGTGGTCGCGGAGGACATATAATACTCCGTGGCAATTCCCATATGTGGACACTTCTTCCGCTCCGTTATCGCCGCCATATATTTGCCGGCAACGGTGAGTCAGGATCGGCAGGACGTTCCTTTGGCAAGGATGGCGAGGATGTGACTGTAGAGGTGCCATGCGGCACTGTGGTATTTGATGCCGAGACAGGCGAGTTTCTATGTGAGATAACCGGGGACGGTGAAGAGGTCAAGCTCCTCCGCGGAGGTCGCGGAGGTCTTGGCAACTGGCATTTCAAGAGTGCCACCAACCGCACGCCGCGTTATGCTCAGCCCGGTGAGCCTGCTATAGAGAAAAGTATAATAATGGAACTCAAACTCCTTGCCGATGTGGGGCTTGTGGGATTCCCGAATGCAGGAAAATCCACTCTGCTCTCTTCGATTTCTGCCGCACGTCCCAAGATTGCCGACTATCCCTTTACCACTATGGAGCCTCAGCTTGGCATAGTGTCCTATCGTGGCGAACGTTCATTTGTCATGGCTGACATTCCTGGTATCATAGAGGGAGCAAGCGAAGGCAAGGGGCTTGGATTGAGGTTTCTGCGTCATATAGAGCGCAATGCGGTACTTCTGTTTATGGTCCCGGCTGATGCCGACGACATATGTAAGGAGTATGCGATACTTGCTTCGGAGCTTGAGAAGTTCAATCCTCAGCTTTCCGATAAGCCTCGTGTGCTTGCCATATCCAAGAGCGATATGCTTGACGATGAATTGCGTGAGGAGATGTCGCATCATCTTCCTGAAGGGGTGCCACATGTGTTCATTTCGGCTGTTACAGGTCAGGGTTTGACCGAACTTAAGGATATGCTGTGGAGTGAGATCACTGATGAGCGCAACCGCATAGAGGTAAGTCCTATCACACATCGTCCTCTCGACGGACATCATCGTGTACGTGAAGAGGATGAATTCATTTTCGAGAATGTCCCGGCAGTCTCTGATGAGGAGGACGACATGTTCGATGAGGATTTCGAAGGAGAGGATTACGGATATGAGATGCTTGATGAGGACGATCCGCGTGACATTGACGATTTCAGGTAG
- a CDS encoding sugar phosphate nucleotidyltransferase yields MERHIISDKATIIEALEKLNLLSGGRMTLVVTDDNGCMCGTLTDGDVRRAFLRGVALCDSVADAMNRNYSALHRGSEIAASLRDMRIRGLRLVPVLDAYNRVVSIIDTHVTRTILPVRAILMAGGKGERLRPLTLTTPKPLLQVGDRAIIDHNIEALASVGISDVTVTVNYLAEQLEEHFSTPVSGVDVKCVRETVPLGTIGSVSLCDIPESGDTVVMNSDLLTSISFEDMYFHHRSEKADITIAATPYNISVPYAILATDGSRVKSLEEKPSYSFYANAGIYMISNSLLRSIPADTRTDATDLIESAIASGLKVTYFPINGTWIDIGSPADYAHAQELMRQVTDFPSHS; encoded by the coding sequence ATGGAGCGACATATAATATCTGATAAAGCCACGATTATTGAAGCCCTGGAGAAACTTAATCTCCTGTCAGGCGGCAGAATGACACTTGTTGTTACCGACGACAATGGGTGTATGTGCGGTACCCTGACTGATGGCGACGTGCGTCGGGCATTCCTTCGTGGTGTCGCGCTCTGTGATTCTGTGGCTGATGCTATGAACCGCAACTACAGTGCCCTGCATCGTGGCAGCGAGATTGCGGCATCATTGCGTGATATGCGTATCCGTGGGCTTCGTCTTGTCCCGGTGCTCGATGCTTACAACCGTGTGGTCAGCATAATCGACACCCATGTTACTCGCACCATTCTTCCGGTCAGGGCAATACTTATGGCTGGAGGCAAAGGTGAGAGGTTGCGTCCGCTCACGCTTACCACCCCTAAGCCTCTGCTCCAGGTAGGTGACCGTGCCATTATCGACCACAATATCGAAGCACTTGCATCGGTCGGTATCAGTGATGTGACAGTGACGGTCAATTATCTTGCCGAGCAGCTTGAAGAGCATTTCTCCACACCGGTGAGCGGGGTGGATGTGAAGTGCGTCAGGGAGACTGTGCCTTTGGGAACCATAGGCTCCGTATCATTGTGCGATATACCTGAGTCGGGTGACACTGTAGTGATGAACTCTGACCTTCTCACCTCCATTTCATTTGAGGACATGTACTTTCATCACAGATCCGAGAAGGCTGACATCACAATCGCCGCTACACCATACAATATATCAGTCCCTTATGCTATCCTTGCCACTGATGGATCGAGGGTGAAGTCGCTCGAAGAGAAACCGTCATATTCGTTCTATGCCAACGCAGGCATATACATGATATCTAACTCACTGTTGCGCTCCATACCGGCGGATACACGCACCGATGCCACCGATCTGATTGAGTCAGCTATCGCATCGGGGCTAAAGGTGACATATTTCCCTATCAACGGCACTTGGATAGACATTGGCTCTCCCGCCGACTACGCTCATGCTCAGGAGCTGATGCGTCAGGTCACTGATTTCCCGTCTCATTCCTGA
- the neuC gene encoding UDP-N-acetylglucosamine 2-epimerase gives MRKIAIATGTRADWGLLSGIARSLRSREDCTVAVLATNMHLHESYGFTVDEIVADGFTDVRRVPMPDTGGTPVGTVESMAECMSGMARELDSIRPDLLVILGDRFEMLATATAALMLRVPVVHLHGGEISEGAVDDSIRHAITKMSALHLTATEPYRQRVIAMGEAPERVINTGSIGVYNLMHEQLMSREELERSISFSLPEGSLLVTYHPATLDDGDAAERCRALLGALDRFPDSHILITYPNNDSDGKVIIDLIEKYAATRRGRVCVIPSLGKIRYLSALRCVGAVVGNSSSGIIEVPSTGIPTVDIGIRQQGRLCSASVIHCGDSEEEIAGAIRFALSAAGQAEAKSCNNPYAKPDTLGIIVKAIAETPIESLGAKKFYDIIDPEMHN, from the coding sequence ATGAGAAAGATAGCCATAGCCACAGGGACGCGTGCCGATTGGGGGCTGCTTAGCGGGATAGCCCGCTCTTTGCGCTCACGTGAGGATTGCACCGTTGCCGTTCTCGCCACCAATATGCATCTTCATGAAAGCTATGGCTTTACGGTTGACGAGATTGTCGCTGACGGATTCACCGATGTGCGCCGTGTGCCTATGCCGGATACCGGCGGCACCCCTGTAGGCACAGTGGAATCAATGGCGGAGTGTATGTCGGGAATGGCGAGGGAGCTTGATTCAATACGTCCCGACCTTCTTGTGATACTTGGCGACAGGTTTGAGATGCTTGCCACAGCTACAGCCGCTCTTATGCTCCGTGTTCCTGTCGTTCACCTTCACGGCGGTGAGATATCCGAGGGCGCGGTGGACGATTCCATCCGCCATGCCATCACAAAGATGTCGGCTCTCCACCTTACGGCTACCGAGCCTTACCGGCAGCGTGTCATTGCTATGGGTGAGGCTCCTGAAAGGGTCATAAATACAGGTTCGATCGGAGTGTACAATCTCATGCATGAACAGCTTATGAGCCGCGAGGAGCTTGAGCGGTCCATATCTTTTTCTCTTCCTGAAGGCTCATTGCTTGTCACTTATCATCCTGCTACTCTTGATGATGGGGATGCGGCAGAAAGATGCCGGGCTCTTCTTGGAGCACTTGACCGGTTTCCGGATTCTCACATACTCATTACATATCCCAATAATGACTCTGACGGTAAGGTGATAATCGACCTCATTGAAAAGTATGCCGCAACTCGGCGTGGCAGAGTGTGTGTGATACCATCGCTTGGCAAGATACGCTATCTCTCCGCACTGAGATGTGTTGGCGCAGTAGTCGGCAATTCTTCAAGCGGTATTATAGAGGTTCCATCCACAGGTATCCCCACAGTGGATATAGGCATTCGCCAGCAGGGCCGCCTATGCTCCGCCAGCGTGATTCATTGCGGAGATTCCGAAGAGGAGATTGCCGGGGCCATACGTTTTGCACTGTCTGCCGCCGGGCAGGCTGAAGCAAAGTCGTGTAATAACCCTTATGCCAAGCCTGATACTCTCGGGATTATAGTCAAGGCAATAGCCGAGACCCCTATTGAATCGCTTGGGGCGAAAAAATTCTACGATATCATAGATCCTGAGATGCATAATTGA
- a CDS encoding YggS family pyridoxal phosphate-dependent enzyme, giving the protein MGVRENLMRLRGSVPDGVVLVAVSKFHPLESLREAYDAGQRVFGESRANELCTKAVAMPDDVQWHFIGHLQTNKVRQILPHVSLIHSIDSERLLRLVNAEAARLGRKVSVLLQLHVAQEETKFGFTPDELLAIMSQSLIDELSNVEIAGVMGMASNVDDEERIRNDFRLIRSAFDSLRSTVFYNRPEFRIVSMGMSHDWNIAVAEGADMIRVGTTIFGEREY; this is encoded by the coding sequence ATGGGGGTAAGAGAGAATCTTATGAGGCTGCGCGGATCAGTCCCTGATGGGGTTGTTCTCGTCGCTGTGTCGAAATTCCACCCCTTGGAATCGCTGCGGGAGGCTTATGATGCCGGTCAACGTGTATTTGGTGAGAGCCGTGCCAACGAGCTCTGCACCAAAGCCGTGGCGATGCCTGACGATGTGCAGTGGCATTTCATAGGTCATCTTCAGACCAATAAGGTGCGTCAGATTCTTCCTCATGTGTCGCTTATCCACAGCATAGATTCTGAGAGGTTGCTGCGTCTTGTGAATGCCGAGGCAGCACGCTTGGGGCGCAAGGTGTCTGTGCTTCTGCAACTTCATGTTGCGCAGGAGGAGACAAAGTTCGGGTTTACCCCCGACGAGCTTCTTGCCATTATGTCTCAGTCACTTATTGACGAGCTTTCCAATGTGGAGATAGCGGGAGTGATGGGTATGGCATCCAATGTCGATGACGAGGAGCGTATACGCAATGATTTCCGATTGATACGGTCGGCATTTGATTCGCTCAGGTCCACGGTGTTCTACAACCGTCCTGAATTCCGTATTGTCAGCATGGGCATGAGTCATGACTGGAATATCGCGGTGGCCGAAGGCGCGGATATGATACGCGTAGGCACCACGATTTTTGGAGAAAGGGAATACTGA
- a CDS encoding DUF4494 domain-containing protein yields the protein MALWFETKVRYDKTLDNGVQKKVTESYMVDALSFTEAEARISEEIAHFTSEYNVSAVKISKISEIFRQKTGDKWYLVKAAFITLDEKTAVEKKSITQFLVAADSFKEAYDNFMEGMSGTMADFEINTIQETPIMDVYDADLSGKGSKEGE from the coding sequence ATGGCACTCTGGTTTGAAACTAAAGTACGCTATGACAAGACTCTGGACAACGGTGTTCAGAAGAAAGTAACCGAATCATATATGGTAGATGCACTCTCCTTCACCGAGGCAGAGGCACGCATCTCTGAGGAGATTGCCCATTTCACATCAGAATACAATGTGTCGGCTGTGAAGATTTCCAAGATTTCTGAGATATTCCGTCAAAAGACAGGCGATAAATGGTATCTTGTGAAAGCTGCTTTCATCACTCTTGATGAGAAGACAGCTGTGGAGAAGAAGTCAATCACCCAGTTTCTCGTTGCCGCGGATTCCTTCAAGGAGGCTTACGATAACTTTATGGAAGGAATGAGCGGCACAATGGCTGATTTCGAGATCAATACCATCCAGGAGACACCCATCATGGATGTCTATGACGCTGACCTCAGCGGTAAAGGCTCCAAGGAGGGAGAATGA
- a CDS encoding transposase, whose translation METTALSIKHISQMYCVNGKYFAEQYRNRISGYTEWREAELGCGFYFNANNIGPYMSLDETCLSNGEVWTFLTNKDGHGGRGTLAAAIPGTKSDEITTILIGAMGKSVRRRVKEVTCDLSPSMMLIAAEVFYNAHVVNDRFHVQQVYNEAVDEIRIDIRRQLIAEDNSRDKSEPPITYSNGETMRQILARSKHTLMMSQNKWTDIQRHRANILFRHYPILKAAYHLAMELRQIFNAKISPTKAMGRMNKWYEKVMALGNNNFRSVIKTFKNHAPTILNYFRRRATNASAEAFNSKVKIFRSQMRGVRDRDFFIFRLVKLYA comes from the coding sequence GTGGAGACGACGGCATTGTCGATTAAGCATATATCGCAGATGTACTGCGTCAACGGCAAATATTTTGCCGAACAGTATCGCAACAGGATAAGCGGTTATACCGAATGGCGTGAGGCCGAACTCGGTTGCGGCTTCTACTTCAACGCTAACAATATCGGCCCGTACATGAGTCTTGACGAAACCTGCCTGAGCAACGGCGAGGTATGGACTTTCCTCACGAACAAGGACGGACACGGCGGCCGTGGGACGCTGGCGGCGGCCATCCCCGGCACAAAGAGCGATGAGATAACCACAATCCTCATCGGAGCCATGGGTAAATCGGTCAGACGCAGGGTAAAAGAAGTGACCTGCGATCTGTCGCCCTCGATGATGCTGATAGCCGCCGAGGTATTCTACAACGCCCACGTCGTTAACGACCGCTTCCATGTGCAGCAGGTCTATAACGAGGCTGTCGACGAAATTCGCATAGACATCCGCCGACAGCTCATTGCCGAAGACAACAGCCGTGACAAATCAGAGCCTCCAATTACATATTCCAACGGCGAGACCATGCGCCAGATCCTTGCCCGCAGCAAGCACACCCTGATGATGTCGCAGAACAAATGGACTGACATACAGCGTCATCGCGCAAACATTCTGTTCAGACACTATCCGATACTGAAAGCTGCATACCATCTGGCTATGGAACTGCGCCAAATCTTCAACGCAAAGATATCACCCACCAAAGCAATGGGTCGGATGAACAAGTGGTATGAAAAAGTAATGGCATTGGGCAACAACAACTTCCGCTCTGTCATCAAGACGTTCAAGAACCACGCCCCGACTATCCTCAATTATTTCCGACGTCGCGCAACTAATGCCTCGGCCGAAGCATTCAACTCCAAAGTCAAAATCTTCCGTTCGCAGATGCGAGGGGTCCGTGACCGTGATTTCTTTATCTTCCGACTCGTCAAGCTATACGCCTGA
- a CDS encoding transposase family protein, whose product MKTADAFWQFLPEGLDELFEMVKFEKTDQSYDIWLDEKKKLSDEDFRNPNIVARGYTDYVTVQDYPMRGRPVFLHMRKNKWWDKKTNEIFSYNLELPNEERTRLSAEFVAFLKDEGGDDGIVD is encoded by the coding sequence ATGAAAACCGCAGATGCATTTTGGCAATTCCTGCCAGAAGGATTGGACGAACTGTTTGAGATGGTCAAGTTTGAAAAGACAGACCAGTCCTACGACATATGGCTTGACGAGAAGAAGAAACTGTCGGATGAGGATTTCCGCAATCCGAACATTGTGGCACGTGGATACACGGATTACGTTACAGTGCAGGACTATCCGATGCGCGGCAGACCGGTGTTCCTGCACATGCGCAAGAACAAATGGTGGGACAAAAAGACCAACGAGATATTCTCATATAACCTGGAACTGCCCAACGAGGAGAGGACACGACTCAGCGCCGAGTTCGTGGCTTTTTTAAAAGACGAAGGTGGAGACGACGGCATTGTCGATTAA